The Methylomarinum vadi genome has a window encoding:
- a CDS encoding class I SAM-dependent rRNA methyltransferase — translation MSYPELFLKKHEDKRLRKGHMWVFSNEIDTRRSLLEHFSAGDLVVVKDHGGKALGTAYVNPNTLIAARLLSRKTNLKIGAKFLHARLSDALALRERLFDNPYYRLVFGESDGLPGLVIDRFGPVLSLQITTAGIDKLKDILIACLVDLVAPAAIVLKNDSGQRQLEGLSQESEVIYGRLPEPLIIEENDARFYVSILEGQKTGWFYDHRRSRAMLASLAQGQKVLDLFAYSGAWGIPAALAGATQVSCVDSSESALAIAADSAKLNRVDHKMHFIRSDAFEFLRQAREQNERYDLIVLDPPALIKRKKDFKAGYEAYRRLNHLALQVLNKNGILVSASCSHHLSRDNLHEILRSSARHIDRHVVFFAGGGQGPDHPIHPAVPETEYLKTFFCSVSASL, via the coding sequence ATGTCTTATCCCGAACTATTCCTGAAAAAACACGAAGACAAACGCCTGCGCAAGGGCCACATGTGGGTATTCAGCAATGAAATCGACACGCGGCGCAGTCTATTGGAGCATTTTTCCGCCGGCGATCTAGTCGTGGTCAAGGACCATGGCGGCAAAGCCTTGGGAACCGCTTACGTCAATCCCAACACGCTGATCGCCGCCCGCCTGCTATCGCGCAAGACCAACCTGAAAATCGGGGCCAAATTCCTGCATGCCCGGCTGAGCGATGCCTTGGCCTTGCGCGAACGCCTGTTCGACAACCCCTATTACCGTTTGGTTTTCGGCGAAAGCGACGGCCTGCCGGGCCTCGTCATCGACCGATTCGGCCCGGTGCTGTCGCTGCAAATCACTACCGCCGGTATAGACAAACTCAAGGATATACTGATCGCCTGCTTGGTCGACTTAGTGGCGCCGGCAGCCATCGTACTGAAAAACGACAGCGGACAGCGGCAACTGGAAGGCTTATCGCAGGAATCGGAAGTCATTTACGGTCGTTTACCGGAGCCCTTGATCATCGAGGAAAACGACGCCCGTTTTTACGTCTCCATCCTGGAAGGCCAGAAAACCGGCTGGTTCTACGACCACCGCCGCAGCCGGGCGATGCTCGCTTCATTGGCGCAGGGCCAAAAAGTCCTGGACCTGTTTGCCTATTCCGGCGCCTGGGGCATACCGGCCGCGCTGGCCGGCGCAACTCAAGTGAGCTGTGTCGACAGTTCCGAATCGGCACTGGCCATCGCGGCCGACAGCGCCAAGTTAAACCGCGTAGACCACAAGATGCATTTCATCCGCAGCGACGCGTTCGAATTTCTGCGCCAAGCTCGGGAGCAAAACGAACGCTATGACCTGATCGTGCTGGATCCGCCGGCGCTGATCAAGCGCAAGAAAGATTTCAAGGCAGGCTACGAAGCCTACCGTCGCCTGAACCATTTGGCCTTGCAAGTTTTGAACAAGAATGGCATTCTGGTCTCCGCCTCTTGTTCGCATCATCTGAGCCGGGACAATTTGCATGAGATCCTGCGTTCGTCGGCCCGCCATATCGATCGCCACGTCGTGTTTTTCGCCGGTGGCGGCCAGGGGCCAGACCATCCCATCCACCCGGCCGTACCGGAAACCGAATACTTGAAGACTTTCTTCTGTTCGGTTTCGGCCAGTTTATAA
- a CDS encoding zinc-ribbon and DUF3426 domain-containing protein, producing MALAFQHYRPMYTQCPECKTQHSIDTELLRTTRGMLKCDKCGAMFDALEFISDTPIDQSMESKRVEFFPVEEATSGKHNALWTVGLVIGLMALAGQFFYFESYNLSQNPILRPWLVQACQTFSCSLPAYKNAEEISILQGSLEASGATSYRFKAIIVNQAGFSQPFPNIRLTLLNFTGEAFAERVFTADDYRPALPVLDADKSGEIILDIAAPARKIGGYSFKLL from the coding sequence ATGGCTTTAGCTTTTCAACATTATCGTCCCATGTACACGCAATGCCCGGAATGTAAGACTCAACATAGCATCGATACCGAGCTGCTGCGCACGACCCGCGGCATGTTGAAATGCGACAAATGCGGCGCCATGTTTGATGCGCTCGAATTCATCAGCGACACCCCAATCGACCAATCAATGGAGTCGAAACGGGTTGAATTTTTCCCCGTCGAGGAAGCGACAAGCGGTAAACATAATGCACTCTGGACGGTGGGGCTAGTCATTGGGCTGATGGCTTTGGCGGGACAGTTCTTTTATTTCGAAAGTTACAATCTAAGCCAGAATCCAATCTTGCGCCCTTGGCTAGTGCAAGCTTGCCAGACTTTTTCTTGCAGTTTGCCGGCGTATAAAAACGCCGAGGAAATCAGTATTCTGCAGGGGTCGTTGGAAGCAAGCGGCGCAACCAGCTACCGTTTTAAAGCCATCATCGTCAATCAAGCCGGTTTCAGCCAACCCTTTCCGAATATTCGTCTGACCCTGCTCAACTTTACCGGCGAAGCCTTCGCCGAGAGAGTTTTTACCGCCGACGATTATCGGCCCGCACTCCCTGTATTGGATGCCGATAAAAGCGGCGAAATTATTCTCGACATCGCCGCGCCGGCGCGAAAAATAGGCGGCTACAGTTTCAAATTATTGTAA
- the prmA gene encoding 50S ribosomal protein L11 methyltransferase, which produces MTWHQLSVITDQHTAPELSDFFSDLGAVSVTYMDAEDRPVYEPAPGETRIWEQTRVIALFEQEIEPELVKTLVFSRFEDQELQHWQQELIEDQTWERAWMDHYKPMKFGGRLWVCPTGQERNEEGCVCMTLDPGLAFGTGTHPTTALCLEWLATHPLQDKVVIDYGCGSGILAVAALLLGAREAHCIDIDPQALEATQSNAEKNGVQDRVFCYLPEQFSARESDIVLANILAKPLIELAAPISALVKPGGQLILSGILNEQAEAVASAYRQHGLHFAPPLSREDWSRLDGNKPV; this is translated from the coding sequence ATGACCTGGCATCAATTATCGGTCATCACAGACCAACATACCGCACCGGAATTGTCCGATTTTTTCAGCGACCTGGGCGCCGTCTCCGTCACTTATATGGACGCCGAAGACCGGCCGGTTTACGAGCCAGCGCCCGGGGAAACCCGAATCTGGGAACAGACCAGGGTGATCGCCCTGTTCGAACAGGAGATCGAACCCGAGTTGGTCAAAACGCTGGTTTTTTCCCGATTCGAAGACCAAGAGTTGCAACATTGGCAACAAGAGTTAATCGAGGATCAAACTTGGGAACGGGCCTGGATGGACCATTACAAGCCAATGAAATTCGGCGGGCGCCTATGGGTCTGCCCAACCGGACAAGAGCGGAATGAAGAAGGCTGTGTCTGCATGACGCTGGACCCGGGCCTGGCATTCGGTACCGGCACTCATCCGACTACCGCCCTCTGTCTGGAATGGCTGGCAACCCATCCGCTTCAGGATAAGGTCGTCATCGATTACGGTTGTGGTTCGGGGATTCTGGCAGTTGCGGCCTTGTTATTGGGGGCTCGCGAAGCCCATTGCATCGATATCGATCCACAGGCTCTGGAAGCTACGCAAAGCAACGCCGAAAAAAACGGCGTTCAAGACCGCGTCTTCTGTTATTTACCGGAGCAGTTCAGCGCGCGGGAAAGCGATATCGTGCTGGCCAATATTCTGGCCAAGCCATTGATCGAATTGGCTGCCCCCATCAGTGCCCTCGTGAAACCCGGCGGTCAATTGATATTATCCGGCATTCTCAATGAGCAGGCCGAGGCCGTTGCATCCGCCTATCGCCAGCACGGATTGCATTTCGCCCCCCCTCTTAGCCGAGAAGACTGGAGCCGGCTGGATGGGAACAAGCCTGTTTAA
- the accC gene encoding acetyl-CoA carboxylase biotin carboxylase subunit yields MFDKIVIANRGEIALRILRACRELGVKAVAVHSVADRDLKHVRLADEAVCIGPAASTDSYLNIPAIISAAEVTDAEAIHPGYGFLSENADFAEKVSQSGFTFIGPRAETIRMMGDKISAKKAMRDAGIPCVPGNGDPLGNDNAANLKLAQEIGYPVIIKAAGGGGGRGMRTVHTEAALINSITMTKAEASTAFGNDTVYMEKFLEDPRHIEFQVLADAHGNAIHLGERDCSMQRRHQKVVEEAPAPGITPEQRQRMGELCAKACIDIGYLGAGTFEFLYEKGEFYFIEMNTRVQVEHPVTEMITGFDIVKEQLRIAAGEPLSITQDEVIFRGHAIECRLNAEDPKTFMPSPGTIDQFHMPGGPGIRCETHIYNGYKVPPYYDSMIGKLIAHGDDRLSAIARMQTALSEMVIDGIKTNIPLQQDIMADSAFAQGCQNIHYLEKKLGITK; encoded by the coding sequence ATGTTCGATAAAATTGTAATCGCCAATCGAGGCGAGATAGCATTACGCATTCTACGAGCCTGCCGGGAACTCGGCGTCAAGGCCGTTGCCGTCCATTCCGTCGCCGACCGCGACCTGAAACATGTGCGCCTGGCCGACGAAGCCGTCTGTATCGGCCCCGCCGCTTCGACCGACAGCTACCTCAATATCCCGGCCATCATCAGTGCCGCCGAAGTGACCGATGCCGAAGCGATACATCCCGGCTACGGCTTTTTATCCGAAAACGCCGACTTTGCCGAAAAAGTCAGTCAAAGCGGCTTCACTTTCATCGGCCCCAGGGCGGAAACCATTCGCATGATGGGAGACAAGATTTCCGCCAAGAAAGCCATGCGGGACGCGGGCATTCCTTGTGTTCCCGGCAACGGTGACCCGTTGGGCAATGATAACGCGGCCAATTTGAAGCTGGCGCAGGAAATCGGTTATCCGGTCATCATCAAGGCGGCCGGCGGCGGTGGCGGTCGCGGCATGCGCACCGTTCATACCGAGGCGGCGCTAATCAACTCCATCACGATGACCAAGGCCGAAGCTTCGACTGCATTCGGCAACGATACCGTGTACATGGAAAAATTCCTGGAAGATCCTCGTCATATCGAATTCCAGGTTCTGGCCGACGCCCACGGCAATGCCATTCACCTGGGTGAACGTGATTGTTCGATGCAGCGTCGCCACCAAAAAGTGGTCGAAGAAGCGCCTGCTCCCGGCATCACCCCCGAACAACGCCAACGCATGGGCGAGTTATGCGCCAAAGCCTGTATCGATATCGGCTATCTGGGCGCGGGCACGTTCGAGTTCCTGTATGAAAAAGGCGAGTTCTATTTCATTGAAATGAATACTCGCGTCCAGGTCGAACACCCTGTCACCGAGATGATCACCGGTTTCGACATCGTCAAGGAGCAATTGCGTATTGCTGCCGGCGAGCCGTTGTCGATTACCCAAGATGAGGTAATCTTCCGTGGCCATGCCATCGAATGCCGCTTGAATGCCGAAGACCCGAAAACCTTCATGCCCAGTCCGGGCACGATCGACCAATTCCACATGCCTGGCGGCCCGGGTATCCGCTGCGAAACGCATATCTACAACGGCTACAAGGTGCCGCCTTATTATGACTCGATGATCGGCAAACTGATCGCACACGGCGATGATCGGCTAAGCGCCATCGCCCGCATGCAGACCGCATTGAGCGAAATGGTCATAGACGGCATCAAGACCAATATCCCGCTACAGCAGGACATCATGGCCGACAGCGCCTTTGCTCAAGGCTGCCAAAACATTCATTACCTGGAAAAGAAACTGGGTATTACGAAATAA
- the accB gene encoding acetyl-CoA carboxylase biotin carboxyl carrier protein: protein MDIRKIKKLIEIIEDSDVAELEISEGEESVRISRISSIAPPQVAVSAPAAAAPAPAPAAVEAAPAAAEEKISGHVVKSPMVGTFYRAASPGAKPFVELGQTVSLGETLCIIEAMKILNQIEADKSGKIKQILVENAQPVEYDQPLFIIE, encoded by the coding sequence ATGGATATTAGAAAAATAAAAAAACTGATCGAAATTATCGAAGATTCCGACGTCGCCGAACTGGAAATCAGTGAAGGCGAAGAATCTGTCAGAATCAGCCGAATTTCATCCATCGCGCCGCCGCAAGTCGCAGTGTCCGCCCCGGCCGCCGCTGCTCCGGCTCCTGCGCCAGCCGCCGTTGAAGCCGCTCCGGCTGCCGCCGAAGAGAAAATCAGCGGTCATGTGGTCAAATCGCCGATGGTCGGCACCTTTTACCGCGCCGCTTCTCCAGGCGCTAAACCGTTCGTCGAGCTGGGACAAACCGTTTCGCTTGGCGAGACCCTGTGCATCATCGAAGCGATGAAAATCCTCAACCAAATCGAAGCGGACAAGAGCGGTAAGATCAAACAAATCCTGGTCGAAAATGCACAACCCGTCGAATATGACCAACCCTTATTCATTATTGAATAA
- the aroQ gene encoding type II 3-dehydroquinate dehydratase: MAIITILNGPNLNLLGVREPGHYGSRTLRDIQNAVESLSQNLGHRLNFYQNNAEHEIVGHIHQAMQDGTDFIIINPAAFTHTSVAIRDALLATKIPFIEVHLSNVHAREPFRKHSYLSDIAKGVICGLGAHGYELALQAAHQIIAERN; the protein is encoded by the coding sequence ATGGCGATAATAACAATACTAAACGGCCCCAACTTAAATCTTTTAGGCGTACGCGAACCCGGACACTATGGCAGCAGGACGCTTAGGGACATACAAAACGCAGTGGAATCGCTGTCTCAAAACCTGGGCCATCGTCTCAATTTTTACCAAAATAATGCCGAACACGAAATCGTCGGGCACATACACCAAGCCATGCAGGACGGCACCGATTTTATCATTATCAATCCGGCAGCATTCACCCATACCAGTGTCGCCATTCGCGACGCATTACTGGCTACGAAAATTCCATTTATAGAAGTGCATTTATCCAACGTTCATGCACGAGAGCCGTTCAGAAAACATTCCTATCTTTCCGACATCGCCAAGGGCGTTATTTGCGGACTGGGAGCTCATGGCTATGAACTGGCTCTGCAAGCCGCTCATCAGATAATAGCAGAGAGAAACTAA
- a CDS encoding putative bifunctional diguanylate cyclase/phosphodiesterase, translating into MAAKVFSHAHEGIMITDTRPAIINVNPVFSEITGYSAEEVIGKNPNILRSNKQSQEFYANMWKSILETGHWQGEIWNRKKDGTLYAELLTISSVYDDEGKVQNYISLFSDITQLKYQQQALEQMAHFDVLTRLPNRTLFADRFHQAIARCKRNKSLLAIVFLDLDGFKPINDRYGHESGDKVLIEVAKRIKHAIRDEDTASRLGGDEFALLLTGIVSQDQCKQILSRIYQAISRPYSLDDQTLALGVSGGVTLYPLDDGDPDTLLRHADHAMYQAKMAGKNRYHFFDTGAVQQLAHKHRQLQNIEKAFEQQEFCLYFQPKIDMRNGRVFGAEALLRWRHPQKGMLQPAAFLPIIEGSHLECQVGQWVIETAIDQLDQWRQQGLTLEMSINISSRHLLDSDFITQFQEILSNYPTISPENVQLEILENSALGDLNLVNKVIKTLSETLHVSTALDDFGTGYSSLTHLRYLPVDTVKIDQGFVRDMLDDPNDFSIIEGVISLSQALHRQVIAEGVESSDHGLMLLMQGCYLAQGYGIARPMPAEELPQWLSEYRCPKQWIELANKPLSEHQAALEQLWLTDKHWLQRLKNCLLSSSNTLPDWPIMNYHLCHCGRWLKLAQIHGDFDPAN; encoded by the coding sequence CTGGCGGCCAAGGTTTTCAGTCATGCGCACGAAGGCATCATGATCACCGACACCCGCCCCGCGATCATAAACGTCAATCCGGTATTCAGCGAAATCACCGGCTACAGCGCCGAAGAAGTCATCGGCAAAAACCCCAATATTCTCAGATCCAACAAGCAATCCCAGGAATTTTACGCAAACATGTGGAAATCGATTCTGGAAACGGGGCATTGGCAAGGGGAAATCTGGAACCGAAAAAAAGACGGTACACTGTATGCGGAACTGCTGACGATTTCTTCGGTTTATGACGATGAAGGCAAGGTACAAAACTATATCAGCCTATTCTCAGACATCACTCAACTCAAATACCAGCAACAAGCGCTGGAACAAATGGCTCACTTTGATGTACTGACCCGCCTGCCCAACCGGACCCTTTTCGCCGACCGCTTTCATCAGGCCATTGCCCGCTGTAAACGCAACAAATCCCTGTTGGCCATTGTTTTTCTCGACCTGGATGGCTTCAAACCGATTAATGATCGCTATGGCCATGAAAGCGGCGACAAAGTCTTGATCGAAGTAGCGAAACGCATTAAACACGCCATTCGCGACGAGGACACCGCATCACGCCTGGGTGGCGATGAATTCGCCTTGCTCTTGACCGGTATCGTTTCCCAGGACCAATGCAAACAAATTTTGTCCCGCATTTATCAGGCCATTTCTCGCCCCTATTCGTTGGACGATCAAACATTGGCACTGGGGGTCAGTGGTGGCGTAACACTTTATCCCCTGGACGACGGCGATCCCGACACCTTGCTACGGCACGCCGACCACGCCATGTATCAGGCCAAAATGGCAGGCAAAAACCGCTATCATTTTTTCGATACCGGCGCGGTACAACAATTGGCGCATAAACACCGGCAATTACAAAACATCGAAAAAGCATTCGAACAACAGGAATTCTGTCTTTATTTTCAACCGAAAATCGATATGAGAAACGGCCGCGTTTTCGGCGCGGAGGCATTATTACGTTGGCGGCATCCACAAAAGGGCATGCTGCAACCTGCCGCTTTTTTGCCGATCATCGAAGGTAGCCACCTGGAGTGCCAAGTCGGGCAATGGGTCATCGAAACCGCCATCGACCAACTGGATCAATGGCGACAACAAGGGCTGACGCTCGAAATGAGCATCAATATTTCATCCCGGCATTTATTGGATTCGGACTTCATTACCCAGTTCCAGGAAATACTCAGCAATTATCCCACCATCAGCCCTGAAAATGTGCAATTGGAAATTCTGGAAAACAGCGCATTGGGCGATCTGAACCTGGTCAATAAAGTCATCAAGACCTTGTCCGAGACGCTGCACGTCAGTACCGCCCTCGATGATTTCGGTACCGGTTACTCCTCGCTGACCCATTTACGCTATTTACCGGTCGATACGGTCAAAATCGACCAAGGCTTTGTCCGCGACATGCTGGACGACCCAAACGACTTCAGTATCATCGAAGGCGTGATCAGCTTGTCGCAGGCGCTGCACCGGCAGGTCATCGCCGAAGGCGTGGAGTCGAGCGACCACGGCCTGATGTTGCTGATGCAGGGCTGCTATCTGGCCCAAGGTTATGGCATCGCCCGCCCCATGCCAGCCGAGGAGTTACCGCAATGGCTGAGCGAATACCGCTGTCCCAAGCAATGGATAGAATTGGCCAATAAGCCATTGTCCGAACATCAGGCCGCCCTGGAACAGTTGTGGCTGACCGACAAACATTGGTTGCAGCGGTTGAAAAATTGCCTGCTGTCTTCTTCTAATACCCTACCGGATTGGCCCATCATGAATTATCATTTATGTCATTGTGGCCGCTGGCTCAAACTCGCCCAGATACACGGCGACTTCGACCCGGCTAACTAA
- the tnpA gene encoding IS200/IS605 family transposase, with amino-acid sequence MDYRYGSHTVYQIEYHFVWVTKYRYKVLKDEIAERVRDLVRQTCEAFEIRIIKGVVSKDHVHILVSAPPTMAPSEIMRRIKGRTSSYLFEEFPHLKKRYWGRHFWARGYFCATVGQMTDEMIKQYLEHHFEPNPNDNFKMEPD; translated from the coding sequence ATGGACTATAGATACGGCAGCCATACGGTTTACCAAATTGAGTATCATTTTGTTTGGGTTACGAAGTATCGTTATAAAGTGCTGAAGGATGAAATAGCCGAACGAGTGAGAGACTTGGTGCGGCAGACATGCGAAGCCTTTGAGATACGGATTATCAAAGGTGTCGTGAGCAAAGATCATGTGCACATTTTGGTGAGTGCGCCGCCGACTATGGCCCCAAGCGAAATCATGAGGCGAATCAAGGGACGAACTTCGAGCTATCTGTTCGAAGAGTTCCCGCACTTGAAAAAGCGATATTGGGGTCGACATTTTTGGGCCCGCGGTTATTTTTGCGCCACAGTGGGGCAAATGACTGATGAGATGATAAAGCAATATTTGGAGCATCACTTTGAACCTAATCCAAACGATAATTTCAAGATGGAGCCCGACTAA
- a CDS encoding nitrate- and nitrite sensing domain-containing protein — translation MRLFPAFHNLRILSKLRLYLAIPLLGLLFFAASELTDDYQRWSNATASRGFLTMGTTLSSLARQLQQERGLSTKFLAGDNHVANQLQQQRIKVDRLIDRFRREISHPPHVHLQDFPRESERLVSLFNKIASVREDIDSGQSSIYFSEVIDHILEMILQMQLVSANLDIAQIARCYNALQWLKENAALEQSALYKLLAGKNFTALIYSDLNAHIAAQDAYLNKFLKIAPAAYRDLLQNRLNASVIGDFMDFRGAILHKAEKSLALNELQIMIGYGGLIHHFKNYVIRGDLHYLKRFKRIHSEAHNIIAKYRSLPNITAKEKHNLDVIENTFATYANHLSTIQRMREEGQPITAIDARVRVDDNPALNAINELSLLTGQFDAQQWWKLAAARIDLLESVIATVETELRQQTERNQLLTASKFIGNFTLTLSIFFVTVLLGKRLKRRLVGEIVGIAEKMHEIANNHHDQTLIVEGSDEISDMAEAFNHLLANLRETNQKLRRSEARYRLISSLLPQQIWTATPDGNVDFVNQRALDYFGLPEEQILKEGWPRVIHPDDLAQTLELWSHSLQTGAEFETEFRLKHHNGSYRWHLVRAIPQHDENDSISKWFGSNTDISERKRSEEH, via the coding sequence ATGAGGCTCTTCCCTGCCTTCCACAACCTGAGGATACTCAGCAAGCTGCGCCTTTATTTGGCTATTCCCCTACTCGGATTGCTTTTTTTTGCCGCCAGCGAACTCACCGATGATTATCAACGCTGGTCGAACGCCACTGCCTCTCGCGGCTTTTTAACCATGGGCACAACGCTATCATCCCTGGCCAGACAATTACAACAGGAACGGGGATTGAGCACTAAATTTCTGGCAGGCGATAACCACGTCGCCAACCAACTGCAACAGCAACGCATCAAGGTTGATCGGCTCATCGATAGGTTCAGGAGAGAAATCAGTCATCCCCCCCATGTTCACCTGCAGGATTTTCCTCGGGAATCCGAAAGGCTTGTCTCGTTGTTTAACAAGATCGCCTCCGTACGCGAAGACATAGATTCGGGGCAGTCCAGCATTTATTTCAGTGAGGTCATCGACCATATCCTGGAAATGATCTTGCAAATGCAGTTGGTTTCCGCAAACCTCGATATTGCCCAAATCGCTCGCTGTTACAATGCCTTGCAATGGTTGAAGGAAAATGCCGCGCTGGAACAGAGCGCTTTGTACAAATTACTTGCCGGCAAAAACTTCACCGCCTTGATCTATTCCGATCTGAATGCCCACATCGCCGCGCAAGATGCCTATTTGAACAAATTCCTAAAAATTGCCCCAGCTGCCTATCGAGATCTATTACAAAACCGGTTGAATGCCTCAGTTATCGGCGATTTCATGGATTTTCGCGGCGCCATTCTGCATAAGGCGGAAAAAAGCCTGGCGCTCAACGAACTGCAAATCATGATCGGCTATGGCGGCCTGATTCATCATTTCAAAAACTACGTTATTCGTGGCGACCTACACTATTTAAAACGATTTAAACGAATCCATAGCGAGGCGCACAACATTATCGCTAAGTACCGCAGTTTGCCCAATATTACCGCCAAGGAAAAGCATAACCTGGATGTCATCGAAAATACCTTCGCCACCTACGCAAACCATCTTTCCACGATACAGCGCATGCGGGAAGAAGGGCAACCGATCACGGCAATCGATGCCAGAGTCAGGGTCGACGACAATCCCGCGCTGAATGCCATTAACGAATTAAGCCTGCTAACCGGCCAATTCGACGCTCAACAGTGGTGGAAGTTGGCCGCGGCAAGAATTGATTTGCTTGAGAGCGTTATCGCCACGGTAGAAACCGAACTACGTCAACAAACCGAGCGCAATCAACTACTGACCGCCAGTAAATTTATCGGTAATTTCACCCTGACCCTTTCCATTTTCTTCGTCACTGTGCTATTGGGCAAACGCTTGAAGCGGCGCCTGGTCGGTGAAATTGTCGGCATTGCCGAAAAAATGCACGAGATTGCCAACAACCACCACGATCAAACGCTGATTGTCGAGGGTAGCGATGAAATCAGCGATATGGCGGAAGCCTTCAATCATTTGCTGGCGAACCTTAGAGAAACCAACCAAAAACTACGCCGCTCGGAAGCCAGATACCGCCTGATCAGCTCACTATTGCCACAACAAATCTGGACCGCCACCCCCGACGGCAATGTTGATTTCGTCAATCAGCGGGCTCTGGATTACTTCGGGCTTCCCGAGGAACAAATACTGAAAGAGGGATGGCCTCGAGTGATACATCCGGATGATTTGGCACAGACACTCGAATTATGGAGCCATTCTTTACAAACCGGCGCTGAATTTGAAACCGAATTTCGTCTCAAACATCATAATGGTTCCTATCGTTGGCATCTGGTCCGGGCAATTCCGCAACATGATGAAAATGACAGCATCAGCAAATGGTTCGGCTCCAATACCGATATTTCCGAGCGCAAGCGGTCCGAGGAGCACTAA
- a CDS encoding L-serine ammonia-lyase codes for MAISVFDIFKIGIGPSSSHTVGPMRAARLFAELLLQEYGAEEITRLRIELFGSLGATGKGHGTDKAVLLGLQGELPDQIDPDTIPDKLDAIRQHKQLLLLNRLPVAFKESRDLIFRLEALPFHANGMRFSAFSGYRLLAAKEYYSTGGGFITTGEEDPQQNDNDEDNCLPYPFNTSDELLKLCMLHKCSISTIMLNNEKAWLSEGEIRQGLLNIWSVMQACAQRGITQEGILPGGLNVKRRAADLYKQLHYEQQRTEAPLNQLDWVDMYAIAVNEENAAGGRVVTAPTNGAAGIIPAVLHYYMRFCRNANEEGVIRFLLTAGALAILYKKNASISGAEVGCQGEVGVACSMAAGALAEVMGGSPEQVENAAEIGMEHNLGLTCDPIGGLVQIPCIERNAMGAVKAINAARMALRGSGTHLVSLDKVIKTMRETGADMQSKYKETSQGGLAVNVTEC; via the coding sequence ATGGCCATCAGTGTCTTCGATATTTTTAAAATCGGCATCGGCCCTTCCAGCTCGCACACGGTCGGGCCGATGCGGGCGGCGCGGCTATTCGCCGAACTCTTACTGCAGGAATATGGCGCAGAAGAGATCACCCGCTTGCGGATCGAGCTATTCGGCTCCCTCGGTGCGACCGGCAAGGGCCACGGCACCGACAAGGCCGTCTTGCTAGGTTTGCAAGGCGAACTGCCCGACCAAATCGATCCCGATACGATTCCCGACAAGCTCGACGCCATCCGCCAGCATAAACAACTGTTGCTGTTGAACCGGCTCCCGGTCGCCTTCAAGGAAAGCCGGGATTTGATTTTTCGCCTGGAAGCCTTGCCTTTCCATGCCAACGGCATGCGTTTCAGCGCCTTTTCCGGTTACCGGCTGTTGGCGGCGAAAGAATATTATTCGACCGGCGGCGGCTTCATTACGACCGGCGAGGAAGACCCGCAACAAAACGATAACGACGAAGATAATTGCCTACCCTATCCGTTCAACACTTCCGATGAATTGCTGAAACTTTGCATGCTGCACAAATGTTCCATCAGCACGATCATGCTCAACAATGAAAAAGCCTGGCTCAGCGAGGGGGAAATCCGCCAGGGCTTATTGAACATCTGGTCGGTCATGCAAGCTTGCGCCCAACGCGGCATCACCCAGGAAGGCATTCTGCCCGGCGGCTTGAATGTCAAACGCCGGGCGGCCGACCTATACAAGCAACTGCACTATGAACAACAACGCACCGAAGCCCCGTTGAACCAGCTGGATTGGGTGGATATGTATGCGATCGCCGTCAATGAGGAAAATGCCGCCGGCGGCCGGGTCGTGACCGCCCCGACCAACGGCGCGGCCGGTATCATACCGGCGGTGCTGCACTACTACATGCGCTTTTGCCGCAACGCCAATGAAGAGGGCGTGATCCGTTTTTTATTGACCGCCGGCGCCCTAGCCATCCTCTACAAGAAAAATGCCTCGATTTCCGGCGCCGAGGTAGGCTGCCAGGGCGAGGTCGGCGTCGCTTGCTCGATGGCCGCCGGCGCCTTGGCGGAAGTGATGGGCGGCAGCCCGGAACAGGTCGAAAACGCCGCCGAAATCGGCATGGAGCACAATCTCGGCCTGACCTGCGACCCGATCGGAGGCCTGGTGCAGATTCCCTGTATCGAACGCAATGCGATGGGCGCCGTCAAGGCCATCAATGCCGCGCGCATGGCCCTCCGTGGCAGCGGCACGCATCTGGTTTCTTTGGACAAGGTCATCAAAACCATGCGCGAAACCGGCGCCGACATGCAGAGCAAATACAAGGAAACCTCGCAAGGCGGCCTGGCGGTCAATGTCACCGAGTGCTGA